AAGGCGGCAAGGGCAAGGTGCTCGAATATACCGGACCGGGTGCGGCCAGCCTGTCTGTCCCCGAGCGCGCGACCATCACCAACATGGGTGCCGAGATGGGGGCGTCGACCTCGATCTTTCCGAGCGACGAGCGCACGCGCGCCTACCTCGAGAGCCGGGGCCGGGGCGACGACTATCAACCCCTGTCGGCCGACGAGGGTGCGCAGTACGCTGAGGAGATTCGTGTCGACCTCTCGGAGCTCGAGCCCCTGATCGCCATCTATCCGTCCCCGGGGAATGTCGAGACGGTCGCGAGCCGCGCCGGCACCAAGATCCACCAGGTCTGCGTCGGCAGCTGCACGAACAGCTCGTTCGAAAACATCGCCAGCTTCGCCGAGACGCTGAAGGGCAAGAAGGTCGCGGTGGACACCCTGCTCTATCCTGGCTCCCGGGCGGTGGCCATGCAGCTGGCCGATTCCGGCTACCTGACCTCCCTGTGGCGCTCCGGCGTGCGCGTGATGGAGAACGGTTGCGGGGCCTGTATCGGCCAGGGTGGCTCTCCGATTAGCAAGGGCGTCAGCCTGCGGACCTTCAACCGCAACTTCCCGAAACGCTCGGGGACCCCGGACGCCGAGGTCCACCTGGTCAGCCCGTTGGTGGCCGCCGCCAGCGCCCTGGCCGGCGAGATCGCGATGCCGGACCAGCCGGTCGATATTCGACCAGCCGAACAGGTCGACGATACGGCCGCCTTCGTCATGCCGGTGCCGCTGGCCGAGGCACGCCAGATCGAGGTCGTGCGCGGGCCCAATATCATGCCGCTGCCGGATTTCGACCCCCTGCCGAGTCGCATCGAAGGGGAGGTGATGCTGAAGCTCGGCGACAACATCAGCACCGACGACATCCAGCCCGCCGGCATCTACCTGCCGTTGCGCTCCAACGTCAAGGAGTATGCAATGCAGGCCACCTTTAACCAGATCGACCCGACCTTCGCGGAGCGCTGTGTGGTCGTGCGCGACGCCGGTGGCCACGGTGTCCTGATCGGGCGGGACAACTACGGTCAGGGCAGCTCGCGTGAGCATGCCGCGCTCTGCCCGCGCTGGCTTGGCATCCGGGCGGTCGTGGTCGTCCAGTTCGCTCGGATCCACGTCGCCAACCTCGTCAACTTCGGCATCGTCCCGCTCACCTTCCGCGACCCGAACGACTACGAACGGGTCAGCCAGGGCGATCATGTCCGGATCGACGTCTCCGACTTGCAGGGCGAGCTGTTTCTGGAGGTCGGTGGAGAAAGGATCCCGCTGGAGCCGGCCTTCGAGCCGAAGGACGTGGAGGTGCTCCAAGCCGGAGGGTCGCTGCCCTACTTCAAGGCCACCCACCGAGGCTGATCAGGGCGATTCGGCAAACCACGCCCGGCGCGGCGCAGGCCGCCGGATCGCGGGCGTGGTCCGCCGCCGAATTCGACTCCGGCGACGCTGTACCTGCGCGACATGGGAAGCTTGGTTTGTCGGTTCCGTCTGATCTTCGGCCAGGACGGCCAATAGATCAGCGCCTCCCTAGGGTCTGCGGACCGCGGACCCAGGCGCGCCTTTCCCCTTGGCTTCGAGCCATACCAGCAAGCCGAAGCGACAAGATTAGATTCATGACCTTGGCGGATGACGTCGCTGGGGTCAAGATCGGCAATCACCACTCAGATAACTGATGAGGAGAGCTATGAGCGAGCAGCACAAGATCATCTACACCTGGACCGACGAGGCGCCGGCGTTGGCCACCCATGCCTTCCTGCCGATCATCCGCGCCTTCGCCGGCGCCGCCGAGGTCCCGGTCGACACCCGTGACATCTCCCTGGCCGGTCGCATCCTGGCCGTCTTCCCGGACGTCCTCGCCGATGCGCAGCGCGTCAGCGACGACCTGGCCGATCTGGGCCAAATGGTGCTGTCCCCCGAGGCCAACGTCATCAAGCTGCCCAACATCAGCGCCTCGATCCCGCAGATCAAGGCCTGTATCAAGGAGCTTCGGGGCAAGGGCTATCCGTTGCCGGACTATCCGGACGAACCGAAGACCGACGCCGAGCGCGACATCAAGGCCCGCTACGACAAGGTGAAGGGCAGTGCCGTCAACCCGGTCCTGCGCGAGGGCAACTCGGACCGCCGCGCCCCGGCCTCGGTCAAGACCTATGCCCGCGCCAATCCGCCGCGGATGGGCGCCTGGTCGAGCGACTCCAAGGCCCATGTGGTGACCATGGATGCGGGTGACTTTCGCCACAACGAGAAGTCCGTCACCCTGCCGGCGGCGACCACGGCCCGCATCGAGCATGTCGCGGCCGACGGCACCGTCACCGTCATGAAGGACGGCCTGAAGCTCCTCGAAGGCGAGGTCCTCGACGGCACCTTCATGAGCAAGAAGGCCCTGGCCGCCTTCTTCGAGCGTCAGATCGCCGACGCCAAGGCGCAGGGCGTGCTCTTTTCGCTGCACATGAAGGCGACCATGATGAAGGTCTCCGACCCCATCATCTTCGGTCATTGCGTGCGCGCCTTCTATAAGGATGTCTTCGCCAAGCACGGCCCCGTGCTCGCGGAGATCGGCGCCAACCCGAACGATGGCCTGGCCGCCGTAATCGCCTCGCTGGAGGCCCTGCCGAGCGATCAGCGTGCTGCTATCGAGGCCGACATCCAGGCCTGCTACGACACCGGCCCCGGCATCGCCATGGTCAACTCCGACAAGGGGATCACCAACCTGCACGTGCCGAGCGACATCATCATCGATGCCTCGATGCCGCCGATGATCCGCGACTCCGGGCGCATGTGGAATGCCGCCGGCGAGCTACAGGACGCCAAGGCCGTCATCCCCGACAGCTCCTATGCCGGCGTCTATGCCGCCACCGTCGAGGATTGCCAGGCCAACGGTGCCCTGGACCCGGCGACCATGGGCAGTGTCGCCAATGTCGGCCTGATGGCCCAGAAGGCCGAGGAGTACGGCTCCCACGATAAGACCTTCGAGGTCCCGGCCGACGGTACGATGCGCGCCGTCGACGCCGACGGCAACACCCTGATCGAGCACCGGGTCGAGGCCGGCGACATTTGGCGGGCCTGCCAGACCAAGGACGCACCGATCCGCGACTGGGTCAAGCTCGCCGTCAACCGTGCCCGTGACGCCGGCACCCCGGCCGTCTTCTGGCTCGATGCGGACCGTGCCCACGACGCCGAGCTGATCAAGAAGATCGACGCCTACTTGCCCGAACACGACACCGCCGGCCTGGAGCTGAAGGTCATGCCGCCGGTGGATGCCTGCCGGTACTCGCTGGAGCGCATCCGCCGCGGCGAGGACACCATCTCGGTCACAGGCAACGTGCTGCGTGACTATCTGACCGACCTGTTCCCGATCCTCGAGGTCGGTACCAGCGCGCGTATGCTCTCCATCGTCCCGCTGATGAACGGCGGCGGCCTGTTCGAGACCGGTGCCGGTGGCTCGGCCCCGAAGCACGTCCAGCAGTTCCGAGAGGAAGGCCACCTGCGTTGGGACTCCCTCGGCGAGTACCTGGCCCTGGCTGCCTCGCTACAGTATCTGGGCGACATGTTCGACAACCCCGGCGCCCGGGTCCTGGCCAGCACGCTCGACGAGGCCACCGGTACCTACCTGCTCAACAACCGCTCTCCGCAGCGCAAGGTCGGCCAGCTCGACAACCGCGGCAGCTGCTACTTTCTCACCCGCTATTGGGCCGAGTCGTTGGCCAAGCAGGACACCAACACCGCGCTGGCCGAGCGCTTCAAGCCCGTCGCCGAGGCCTTGATCGCCAACGAGGAGAAGATCCTGGCCGAGATCGACGCCACGCAGGGCAAGCCTCAAGACCTCGGTGGCTATTACCGGCCGGAGCAGGAGGAGGCCGACGCCGCCATGCGGCCGAGCCGTACGCTGAACGAGATCATCGCCAGCGTCTAACCGGCTGAATCCGGTATTCAATTCATTCCCACGCTACGCGTGGGAATGCAGCCGGGCCGCGCCCGCGGCCCGCGGTGTGGAGGCCGAGCCGAACCCGGATTGAGCATCCAGTCCGCGACCGGCGGGGTGCGCTCGCAGCAATCGAGCGCGCCATGAAGCCCCGCCTTGCTCGAACGGTCGATCAGGACGTTGTAGGCCTACAAGGCGATGCAGGCCCCTCCAGGAGGCATTCACATCCAGGAAGCGTCGCGGCGCTGCATATTTTTTGACCGGCTAAAACCAAGCCAATCGAGCCGCATGCTTCTGAAATGACGATGGAATTTGCCTCAGAGTGCCTTGAGTGCCGGCTGAGTCTGGCTGGTAAGGTCAATACTTAGGGTCTACCAAAACCTATTTTAGATGGTACTATCGTGCCCCTAATGCAATCGCATTTCACCAGAAAAACCAGATAATTGTTCGGGGAAATCCGGACGACCAAGCCGATCGGGGCGCGTGTGAGGCGGCGATTGGACGAGGGGGTGTCCGGTTTTTCGGTTCCGGGGTCCAGGCTCGAAACGGCCGGGTGTGACCGAGGCGCAAGTACGAGGAATCCCAATGACTGGCGAGCAGCAAGGCGAATTCGTCGATATGAATCAGGCTGGGAGAGATGCCGGCCTACAGGGTCAACCCGAGCCCCGCATGGTGACCGTATCCATCATGGGCAAGCCCGCCTCGGTCCCCGAGGACGCCACCATCATGCGGGCCATCGAGCACAGCGGCCAGCAGATCATCCGCGGTGCCGGCTGCCGCGAGGGGTTCTGCGGTGCCTGCGGGACCATCTACCGGCTACCCAACGACTACCGGATCCATACGGGCCTGGCCTGCACCACGCTCGTCGAGGACGGTATGGCGCTGGCCCAGATCCCCTCCGTACCGATCGAGAAGGCGATCTACGACCTGGAGGAGCTCACTCCGGACGTCGACACCATCAAGAAGATCTACCCGGTCACCTTCCGCTGCGTGGCCTGTGGGACCTGCACCAAGGCCTGTCCCCAAGGCCTGCAAGTAATGGATTACATCCAAGCGGCCATGCGGGGTGACATCGCCGAGCTCATGGAGCTCTCCTACGACTGCGTCGGTTGCGGTCTGTGCGCCCTGCGTTGCCCCGCCGAGATCATCCAGCACAAGGTCGCCATCCTCGGCAAGCGCCTCTATGGCCGCTACTTGCGCAAGGAGAGCGAGGAACTCGATGCGCGCCTCCAGCAGGTGAAGGATGGCGAATACGGCGGCGAGTATGCCGAGTTGATGTCCCTGGGCAGGGAGGCGCTCAGCGAGCGTTATTACGCGCGGGACATGGAGTGACACGCCTTCCGGCGTGCCTCGCAGAGATACGATAAATAAATTTTCGGGGCGCTCGTATGGGTCGGTTTCCCATCGTCGACGGGCGTGCTCTCGGAGGACATGAATGTATCCGGACTACTTGAAAGGGCT
This portion of the Thioflavicoccus mobilis 8321 genome encodes:
- a CDS encoding aconitate hydratase; amino-acid sequence: MRPMNLTEKIFAAHQVDGGALPQAGEVVTLGIDEAFTQDATGTMCMLQLEAMGVDRVKPLSVNFVDHSMMQQGFRNPDDHEYLRTVSKRLGIIFSPPGTGICHFLNIENFVKPGMTGVGADSHTVNAGGMGAIYFGAGGYDVALAMATGEYRIPMPQVVRVVLEGELREGVMAMDVILKMLSILGVKGGKGKVLEYTGPGAASLSVPERATITNMGAEMGASTSIFPSDERTRAYLESRGRGDDYQPLSADEGAQYAEEIRVDLSELEPLIAIYPSPGNVETVASRAGTKIHQVCVGSCTNSSFENIASFAETLKGKKVAVDTLLYPGSRAVAMQLADSGYLTSLWRSGVRVMENGCGACIGQGGSPISKGVSLRTFNRNFPKRSGTPDAEVHLVSPLVAAASALAGEIAMPDQPVDIRPAEQVDDTAAFVMPVPLAEARQIEVVRGPNIMPLPDFDPLPSRIEGEVMLKLGDNISTDDIQPAGIYLPLRSNVKEYAMQATFNQIDPTFAERCVVVRDAGGHGVLIGRDNYGQGSSREHAALCPRWLGIRAVVVVQFARIHVANLVNFGIVPLTFRDPNDYERVSQGDHVRIDVSDLQGELFLEVGGERIPLEPAFEPKDVEVLQAGGSLPYFKATHRG
- a CDS encoding 4Fe-4S dicluster domain-containing protein, which codes for MTGEQQGEFVDMNQAGRDAGLQGQPEPRMVTVSIMGKPASVPEDATIMRAIEHSGQQIIRGAGCREGFCGACGTIYRLPNDYRIHTGLACTTLVEDGMALAQIPSVPIEKAIYDLEELTPDVDTIKKIYPVTFRCVACGTCTKACPQGLQVMDYIQAAMRGDIAELMELSYDCVGCGLCALRCPAEIIQHKVAILGKRLYGRYLRKESEELDARLQQVKDGEYGGEYAELMSLGREALSERYYARDME
- a CDS encoding NADP-dependent isocitrate dehydrogenase, with amino-acid sequence MSEQHKIIYTWTDEAPALATHAFLPIIRAFAGAAEVPVDTRDISLAGRILAVFPDVLADAQRVSDDLADLGQMVLSPEANVIKLPNISASIPQIKACIKELRGKGYPLPDYPDEPKTDAERDIKARYDKVKGSAVNPVLREGNSDRRAPASVKTYARANPPRMGAWSSDSKAHVVTMDAGDFRHNEKSVTLPAATTARIEHVAADGTVTVMKDGLKLLEGEVLDGTFMSKKALAAFFERQIADAKAQGVLFSLHMKATMMKVSDPIIFGHCVRAFYKDVFAKHGPVLAEIGANPNDGLAAVIASLEALPSDQRAAIEADIQACYDTGPGIAMVNSDKGITNLHVPSDIIIDASMPPMIRDSGRMWNAAGELQDAKAVIPDSSYAGVYAATVEDCQANGALDPATMGSVANVGLMAQKAEEYGSHDKTFEVPADGTMRAVDADGNTLIEHRVEAGDIWRACQTKDAPIRDWVKLAVNRARDAGTPAVFWLDADRAHDAELIKKIDAYLPEHDTAGLELKVMPPVDACRYSLERIRRGEDTISVTGNVLRDYLTDLFPILEVGTSARMLSIVPLMNGGGLFETGAGGSAPKHVQQFREEGHLRWDSLGEYLALAASLQYLGDMFDNPGARVLASTLDEATGTYLLNNRSPQRKVGQLDNRGSCYFLTRYWAESLAKQDTNTALAERFKPVAEALIANEEKILAEIDATQGKPQDLGGYYRPEQEEADAAMRPSRTLNEIIASV